A segment of the Streptomyces sp. ITFR-21 genome:
GCGCCTCGTCCAGCAGTACGAACGCCATGTCGCCGGTCCGCGCCACCAGGCTCCAGCCGGGACCGTCGGCCCGCACCGCGCCGTGCGCGGCACGCACCCTGCCCGCAGGCGGCGTGTCCCGCAGGTAGCCCTCGGCATCGGCCAGGGCGCCGCGCACGCCGCCATGAGAGGGGCCGGCGGGTGCCGCCGCCGCCCCGGCGCTCCCGGCGATGCCGTCCTCGCCTCCGTCCTGCCCCCCGCCCCCGCCCGCGGCGGAGCCGGGAACGGCGGCGTTCTCCTCGGCGGGGAACTGATCACGCCACTCACGCCAGCGGACCGCGATCTCGTCCGCGCCCGCCCGCCGCTGGGCCGGCCCCCAGGCCGAGGCGTCCGGCGGCGCCAGCGGCGGGCGGCCACCGGTGTCCTCGTCCGGGTCGTACGGGTCCGGTACGCCGGGTACGGCGACCGCCACGGGGAGCGGCCAGCCCGGCAGCGACGCGGCCACGCTGTTCCCGTCGGGGGAGAGGTCGTACTCCAGCCCGCAGTCCCAGGCGGCCAGCGCGCACGCCACCGCGGCCACGTCGGTCGTGGCCACCGTCCACCGGGCGCCGGTCCCGTCCTGGCCGAACACCAGACCGTAGCCCGCCTCGAGCGGTTCGAGGCCCAGCTCCCCGCACGCGGCCGGGTAGTCGTCCCCGAGCACGCCGGGGAAGCAGCCGGGCGTCAGCATCGCGGCGGTCAGTACGAACAGCGCGTCCTCGGCGCCCTGCAGCTCCTGTGCGGCCATCAGCCCTCCCCGCTCGTCCCGGTCCGCGCACCATAACCAGCCGGTAACCTCCGCGTCGAGAGGCGGCGCTCCGGGAGATCCCGGCCCGGTGCGGCCGATGACGTCCGGGCGGGCCGGGGGCCGACGGCGGGCCGATCAGCTCCGCCGTCTCGCCGCGACCGCGAGATAGCGCTCAGCGGAGTCCTCCAGCAGCGCCAGTTCCCAGCCCGTGGCGTCCAGCAGGCGGCCCAGCTGCGGCTGCGCGGGTTCGTCCGCGGTCGGCGGTTCGTGGCCGTGGTGCCCGTGGCGGGCGGCGAAGGCGGTCCGGCCCAGGGGGCGGAAGAGCGCCAGCCGGCCGCCCCGGCCGGGTCACCCTCGCCGACTCCCGCAGTCCGGCGGTGGGGTCGGGCGGGTGATGCACGAGGCCGGCGGTGAACACGGCGTCGAAGCCGGCGTCCCGCAGCGGCAGCCGCGCGCTGTCCGCCTCGACCAGTGCGCCCACCTCCCTGCGCCCGAGGTGCGCCGCCTCGCGCAGCGTCTCCGGAGTCAGATCCACCCCGACGACCGTGCCGGCGGCGCCGACCGCCGCACGCAGCAACGGCAGCGTCCGGCCCGTTCCGCAGCCGGCGTCGAGCGCCCGGTCGCCGGGCCGCAGTCCCAGCCCGCCGACCGCGGTCGCGTAGGCGGGGGTGTCGTCGGGGTGGCGCTCCTCCCAGCCGACCGCCCGCGGCCCGAAGAACCCCGCGACCTGCCGGCGTCCGTCGTGCTCACTGCGACCGAGGGGCCCGGTCTCCGGGGGGTCGTTGATGGCCATGCATCATGGTCGCATGATCACACTGCGATCTGTCGGTCTCTTCGTCCTCGCCGCGATCCTGGAGATCGGCGGCGCCTGGCTGATCTGGCAGGGCGTGCGCGAACACCGGGGGTACGGGTGGATGGGCGCCGGGATCGTCGCCCTCGGGCTCTACGGTTTCGTCGCCACGCTCCAGCCCGACGCCGCATTCGGACGGATTCTCGCCGCGTACGGCGGGGTTTTCGTGGCCGGGTCGCTGGTGTGGGCCGCGGTCGCGGACGGCTACCGGCCGGACCGGTTCGACATCGCCGGCGCACTGATCTGCCTGGTGGGCGTGGGGGTCATCATGTACGCGCCGCGCGGCGGCTGACGCCCGGTCCGGCCCGCTCGATCTCCCCCGCGCCCCACGGGTCTCCGTGGCCCCGCTGCTCCCGGGCGGGCCGGTGGCGGTTGATCACGGCCAACCGGCGGTGCGGGGTTGCCGTCCCGCGCAGTCCGTACCAGGCTGCGTAGCGCAGCGGAGAATGGGAGATGGGCGATGACGGTGAGCAACGGGCTCGCGTGGTTGCTGGACGATCTGACGCAGCGGGTGCCGCACGTCCAGCACGCGCTCGTCCTGTCCAGCGACGGGCTGGTCACAAGTGCCAGCGGCGATCTGGACCGCCCGACCGCCGAGCATCTGGCCGCTGTCTCGTCCGGCTTCCACAGCCTGGCGAAGGGCGCCGGGCGGCAGTTCGGAACGGGCGGGGTACGCCAGACCATGATCGAGTTCGACGAGGGGTTCCTCTTCGTCACGGCGGCGGGCGACGGCAGCTGCCTGTCCGTGCTGAGCGGGATGGAGGCGGACGTCGGGCAGGTGGCGTACGAGATGACGCTGCTGGTGCACCGGGTCGGCGAGCATCTGTCGGTGCCGCCGCGGCAGTCCTGAGCGCCGCTCTGGGGGTTGGACCGCGGGCGCTCCCGGGCCCGGGACGGCGGGTCGGACCGGCCTCAGCGGTCGGCCGCGGCGGCCGGCCGACAGGGCTCGGCGGGCCCGGGGTCCTGAGCCGGGCGTTCTCGGGGTCGGCGAAGTTATCCACAGGGCCGGAGACGATTGTTCGCGCCCCGCGCTAGATTGGTCACTGTCAGTGATCGAAGTCTGCGGGGGAGTGATGGCAGTGAAGACACTCAAGCCGGCGCGAAACGCGAAGGCGACGAAGTCGGGCAGGCCGGCGCGCGAGCCGAAGGCGGCCAGGACCACCGGGGCCGAACGGGCGGCGAAAGGCTCGGCGCGGGAGATGCGGCGGGAGC
Coding sequences within it:
- a CDS encoding YnfA family protein translates to MITLRSVGLFVLAAILEIGGAWLIWQGVREHRGYGWMGAGIVALGLYGFVATLQPDAAFGRILAAYGGVFVAGSLVWAAVADGYRPDRFDIAGALICLVGVGVIMYAPRGG
- a CDS encoding roadblock/LC7 domain-containing protein — its product is MTVSNGLAWLLDDLTQRVPHVQHALVLSSDGLVTSASGDLDRPTAEHLAAVSSGFHSLAKGAGRQFGTGGVRQTMIEFDEGFLFVTAAGDGSCLSVLSGMEADVGQVAYEMTLLVHRVGEHLSVPPRQS